From the genome of Drosophila melanogaster chromosome 2L, one region includes:
- the CG10466 gene encoding uncharacterized protein, isoform A — translation MNPLTNMKNVLKLSEHELQHGGKKSWHDMYKDSAWIFVAGFPYTLTEGDLVCVFSQYGEVVNINLIRDSKTGKSKGFCFLCYEDQRSTVLAVDNLNGIKILDRTLRVDHVADYKPPKENEKMDEETLRLYMEGCAPKPQLQHIKTEKKDSKNYR, via the exons ATGAATCCGCtaacaaatatgaaaaatgtGCTCAAACTGAGCGAACACGAACTGCAACATGGCGGAAAGAAGAGCTGGCACGACATGTACAAGGACTCAGCCTGGATTTTCGTCGCAGGATTTCCGTATACCCTAACTGAGGGCGACTTGGTTTGCGTATTCTCGCAGTACGGCGAAGTGGTCAACATCAATCTAATTCGAGATTCAAAAACGGGAAAGTCCAAG GGCTTCTGCTTCCTGTGCTACGAGGACCAGAGATCCACAGTGCTGGCCGTGGACAACCTGAATGGCATCAAGATCCTCGATAGGACACTAAGGGTCGATCACGTGGCCGACTACAAGCCTCCCAAGGAAAACGAGAAGATGGACGAGGAAACCCTTCGCCTTTACATGGAGGGCTGTGCGCCGAAACCTCAACTTCAGCACATCAAGACTGAGAAGAAAGACAGCAAAAATTATAGATGA
- the fs(2)ltoPP43 gene encoding female sterile (2) ltoPP43, isoform A produces the protein MPAVVRIKRRIDEEPQTAFVLNGKRRRLHNDENALEDAGAVAGAVAGAVASDKDELTTVLKFAGTLEKQDDCATRKFAAARLNKAAARDLVQQQRSNDAAIASALRRDRQRQEAQENSREQRFRVVNCLRSTLENSAAEAECPESQSHESSSHITIVDIESQQQQHMGTASAAAEEQQQQEIAPSQDQQQPADSDVGYVYDLYVPENEMQAAYVDMMDDNYLSVIPVGEIVLEDCYNDQDEDYDSEDSNQENYFTNDYPDDDEAGAMGSDDELCRQMNKFMLDDDEDEFASTSDDDDYATFRDPYVHTIDTEEDSFVDDVDFYNVDRERGSAYERYKRRILKELEGQEEEDEDDDDDDDSFASADGE, from the exons ATGCCAGCGGTTGTGCGAATCAAGCGACGCATCGACGAGGAGCCTCAGACGGCATTTGTGCTAAACGGCAAGCGGCGGCGCCTCCACAACGATGAGAACGCCCTGGAGGACGCGGGAGCGGTGGCGGGAGCGGTGGCGGGAGCGGTGGCATCAGACAAAGACGAACTGACCACCGTGCTCAAGTTTGCCGGCACGCTGGAAAAGCAG GACGACTGTGCCACTCGTAAATTCGCCGCTGCCAGGCTCAACAAGGCCGCAGCCCGTGATCTGGTGCAACAGCAGCGCTCCAATGATGCAGCCATTGCTAGTGCGCTGCGCAGAGATCGCCAGCGGCAGGAGGCTCAGGAGAACTCAAGGGAGCAGCGTTTCCGGGTCGTAAACTGCCTGCGCAGCACGCTCGAAAACAGTGCCGCAGAAGCGGAATGCCCGGAGAGCCAGAGTCATGAGTCCAGCAGCCACATAACCATCGTGGACATTGAatcgcaacagcaacagcacatGGGCACTGCAAGTGCAGCAGctgaggagcagcagcagcaggagatAGCACCCAGCCAGGATCAGCAGCAGCCGGCCGATTCGGACGTGGGCTATGTCTACGATCTATATGTTCCCGAGAACGAGATGCAGGCGGCATATGTGGACATGATGGACGACAACTACTTAAG TGTGATTCCTGTGGGCGAGATTGTCCTAGAAGATTGCTACAACGACCAGGACGAGGACTACGACTCGGAGGACTCGAACCAGGAGAACTACTTTACCAATGATTACCCGGACGACGACGAAGCGGGCGCCATGGGTTCGGATGATGAGTTGTGCCGGCAAATGAACAAGTTTATGCTCG ATGATGACGAGGATGAGTTTGCCAGCACcagcgatgatgatgactaTGCCACCTTTCGCGATCCCTACGTGCACACGATCGACACTGAGGAAGACTCGTTTGTGGACGACGTGGACTTTTACAATGTCGACCGGGAGAGGGGCAGCGCCTATGAGCGCTACAAGCGAAGGATTCTGAAGGAACTGGAGGGTCAGGAAGAagaggatgaggatgatgatgatgatgacgactcCTTTGCGAGCGCTGATGGCGAATGA
- the fs(2)ltoPP43 gene encoding female sterile (2) ltoPP43, isoform C, with the protein MPAVVRIKRRIDEEPQTAFVLNGKRRRLHNDENALEDAGAVAGAVAGAVASDKDELTTVLKFAGTLEKQDDCATRKFAAARLNKAAARDLVQQQRSNDAAIASALRRDRQRQEAQENSREQRFRVVNCLRSTLENSAAEAECPESQSHESSSHITIVDIESQQQQHMGTASAAAEEQQQQEIAPSQDQQQPADSDVGYVYDLYVPENEMQAAYVDMMDDNYLRLYYPFNYYNNCYW; encoded by the exons ATGCCAGCGGTTGTGCGAATCAAGCGACGCATCGACGAGGAGCCTCAGACGGCATTTGTGCTAAACGGCAAGCGGCGGCGCCTCCACAACGATGAGAACGCCCTGGAGGACGCGGGAGCGGTGGCGGGAGCGGTGGCGGGAGCGGTGGCATCAGACAAAGACGAACTGACCACCGTGCTCAAGTTTGCCGGCACGCTGGAAAAGCAG GACGACTGTGCCACTCGTAAATTCGCCGCTGCCAGGCTCAACAAGGCCGCAGCCCGTGATCTGGTGCAACAGCAGCGCTCCAATGATGCAGCCATTGCTAGTGCGCTGCGCAGAGATCGCCAGCGGCAGGAGGCTCAGGAGAACTCAAGGGAGCAGCGTTTCCGGGTCGTAAACTGCCTGCGCAGCACGCTCGAAAACAGTGCCGCAGAAGCGGAATGCCCGGAGAGCCAGAGTCATGAGTCCAGCAGCCACATAACCATCGTGGACATTGAatcgcaacagcaacagcacatGGGCACTGCAAGTGCAGCAGctgaggagcagcagcagcaggagatAGCACCCAGCCAGGATCAGCAGCAGCCGGCCGATTCGGACGTGGGCTATGTCTACGATCTATATGTTCCCGAGAACGAGATGCAGGCGGCATATGTGGACATGATGGACGACAACTACTTAAG GTTGTATTATCCGTTTAATTACTACAACAACTGCTACTGGTAA
- the fs(2)ltoPP43 gene encoding female sterile (2) ltoPP43, isoform B codes for MPAVVRIKRRIDEEPQTAFVLNGKRRRLHNDENALEDAGAVAGAVAGAVASDKDELTTVLKFAGTLEKQDDCATRKFAAARLNKAAARDLVQQQRSNDAAIASALRRDRQRQEAQENSREQRFRVVNCLRSTLENSAAEAECPESQSHESSSHITIVDIESQQQQHMGTASAAAEEQQQQEIAPSQDQQQPADSDVGYVYDLYVPENEMQAAYVDMMDDNYLRFVIQVEPQKTLSITNYYM; via the exons ATGCCAGCGGTTGTGCGAATCAAGCGACGCATCGACGAGGAGCCTCAGACGGCATTTGTGCTAAACGGCAAGCGGCGGCGCCTCCACAACGATGAGAACGCCCTGGAGGACGCGGGAGCGGTGGCGGGAGCGGTGGCGGGAGCGGTGGCATCAGACAAAGACGAACTGACCACCGTGCTCAAGTTTGCCGGCACGCTGGAAAAGCAG GACGACTGTGCCACTCGTAAATTCGCCGCTGCCAGGCTCAACAAGGCCGCAGCCCGTGATCTGGTGCAACAGCAGCGCTCCAATGATGCAGCCATTGCTAGTGCGCTGCGCAGAGATCGCCAGCGGCAGGAGGCTCAGGAGAACTCAAGGGAGCAGCGTTTCCGGGTCGTAAACTGCCTGCGCAGCACGCTCGAAAACAGTGCCGCAGAAGCGGAATGCCCGGAGAGCCAGAGTCATGAGTCCAGCAGCCACATAACCATCGTGGACATTGAatcgcaacagcaacagcacatGGGCACTGCAAGTGCAGCAGctgaggagcagcagcagcaggagatAGCACCCAGCCAGGATCAGCAGCAGCCGGCCGATTCGGACGTGGGCTATGTCTACGATCTATATGTTCCCGAGAACGAGATGCAGGCGGCATATGTGGACATGATGGACGACAACTACTTAAGGTTTGTCATTCAAGTTGAGCCACAGAAAACGTTGAGCATTACCAATTACTATATGTAA
- the CG13962 gene encoding uncharacterized protein, isoform A, translating to MMSLTIKFVQQVVDTVPLEQRGPGTAALQAYANKGKSLKQRGTTGEKYNYIYELQQVFEGLNSELSQSAPESQVIGMSLLGLLGVSTEFANENEKLHNKFVEGATQMKAMLSPTTIARESELLEAIDKYIASTDIQQHEALFMKVMSFKDRY from the coding sequence ATGATGTCACTCACCATCAAATTCGTGCAACAAGTTGTGGACACAGTTCCGCTTGAACAACGTGGACCGGGAACGGCTGCCCTCCAGGCCTATGCCAACAAGGGCAAGAGTCTCAAACAGCGAGGCACAACTGGCGAGAAATATAACTATATCTACGAACTGCAACAGGTATTCGAGGGACTCAACAGCGAGCTGAGTCAATCGGCACCTGAATCCCAGGTGATTGGAATGAGCCTGCTGGGTTTACTGGGCGTTAGCACTGAATTCGCCAATGAGAATGAGAAACTCCACAATAAGTTTGTCGAAGGTGCCACCCAAATGAAAGCCATGTTGTCTCCGACCACAATAGCTCGGGAAAGTGAGCTCCTCGAGGCGATCGACAAATACATCGCTTCCACTGATATACAGCAGCACGAAGCTCTCTTTATGAAAGTCATGAGCTTCAAGGATAGGTACTAA